One part of the Lycium ferocissimum isolate CSIRO_LF1 chromosome 8, AGI_CSIRO_Lferr_CH_V1, whole genome shotgun sequence genome encodes these proteins:
- the LOC132066174 gene encoding uncharacterized protein LOC132066174, which yields MVESTLETHVTPAVGNTSVTETINSSHPLYIAPSDSPGALLINTVFDGKSFGGWKRAMWIALTAKNKAGFIDGTTAEPAVGSDLHPSWSRSNNMVISWLLNSLSRDISESVLYYHTAKDIWVELEARFGQSSGARLYQLQKELSDLVQGSSDIAAYFTKIKRLWDELDTLDSFIPCSCICSCGAKEKNVKFKQDERLVKFLMGLNDSFCGARGNILMISPLPTIANAYALLVQEEKQREMQNTPKFPGESSSFAVTQQNTTGQRNFTTDYRVQRVHQT from the exons atggttgaatcaACTCTTGAGACTCATGTTACTCCTGCAGTTGGGAATACTTCTGTTACTGAAACCATTAATTCATCTCATCCTCTTTACATAGCACCATCTGATTCACCTGGTGCCTTACTTATTAATACTGTTTTCGATGGAAAAAGCTTTGGGGGGTGGAAAAGGGCTATGTGGATTGCCCTCACTGCTAAGAATAAAGCAGGTTTCATTGATGGAACTACTGCTGAACCTGCTGTTGGATCTGATCTTCATCCTTCATGGTCTAGATCCAACAATATGGTTATTTCTTGGTTATTAAATTCACTCTCAAGGGACATATCTGAAAGTGTCCTATATTATCACACTGCTAAAGATATCTGGGTTGAACTTGAAGCCAGATTTGGACAAAGTTCTGGAGCTAGATTATACCAACTTCAAAAAGAACTTAGTGACCTTGTGCAAGGTTCATCTGATATTGCAGCTTACTTCACCAAAATAAAACGTTTGTGGGATGAATTAGATACCTTGGACTCTTTTATTCCTTGTTCTTGTATTTGTTCATGTGgagcaaaagaaaagaatgtaaaATTTAAACAGGATGaaagattagtcaaatttttGATGGGATTGAATGACTCTTTCTGTGGGGCAAGGGGAAATATACTCATGATTTCACCCCTTCCCACTATTGCTAATGCTTATGCCCTCTTGGTACAAGAGGAGAAACAAAGGGAAATGCAAAATACCCCTAAATTCCCAGGAGAATCATCTTCTTTTGCTGTTACACAACAAAATACCACAGGACAAAGAAATTTCACAACTGACTATAGAGTCCAAAGGG TTCACCAAACATAG